Genomic DNA from Brassica rapa cultivar Chiifu-401-42 chromosome A04, CAAS_Brap_v3.01, whole genome shotgun sequence:
cactaaaaatcacaccattttagtgcaacactataatttcacaccaaatttggtgtgacactattcaccacactaaaacactattcaccccactaaaacactattcacttaatttattaataaaatagacaattaaataaatgaaaaataaaactataaatacatataatattataaaatagcttTTAGTGTGAAATTTGGTGTTATGGTtggagaagaacttttttttagtgctaaaattacactaaaatagtgtggtTTTGACACTATAATAGTgttatgggttggagatgctctgagTGATATGTcaaatgtgtttttgtttttttatgtgTTCTTGTTGTCTTCGGTCAAATGTTCTTGTTTAGCAACACTGACAATATTGTGGGAACCTTTTCACTTACTTCGGGGTTTACCGGAAATTTTGAATCCCTAAAATACGGAAGTAGTAACCTCATCAGCATAGTATTGTATCCGTTTTAACATTTAAACTAGTTTTCTGTTGGCACATAATGTTTCAAACAGCCTATACAAAAAATGAGCTTGAGCTTTGAATTATGTAAAATTGTAGCATGTCAGAACATACAATCAAGTTTTTTTAGTGTGTGCTAAACATACATAATCATGTCAACACCTTTTTATCATTGATCTAATTCTTCTTATACAATTaagttaatttaatttaatagtcCCAATCATATAAGACTACTATGAACATaagcaaaatatcaaaatattattaaatggtagatattttaaaaggaaaacaaaCATTGGTTAAATTAGTGTCTATGAAAGATCACAATggttaacaatatatttatattataccCGCATATAAAACTCGTTTATGTATGCCTGATTATTATATCAAGAGATACactatgttttaattttttgttctttttgaaCATTATACTATGTTTTATATGTTTCTCGAAAacttttgataataaatatatgcAACAGtcattttaatatagttttaggGCTTAGTCCGAGGCTTTACTACTTATAAAACTCAAACTCTTGAGACAATCACTAGTCAACAACACATATCTCAGTTTTCTGTGGTATGGatcagtttttattttcttccatTGCTCGAATAAATGAAATGATTAAATTGATCTTTACAATACCATTAAACTCTTCAATGGAttgatataataaaaacaaacagACAGAAAGAATAGAGGACGTAAGCCCATCTAAAGAAACTTGGACCCCCTTCATAGGGGTTTTCAGGGAAAGGCCCAAATTATAGATTTGAGTAGAGCAGTCCATAGTGACAGTGACTCCGACATGACAACTCTTGTCACACTTCAGTTACAAACAAGACCACGTCTCTTACTCTAACCAAGCCTATATGCCGTACGTCAAAAGGCACCAACTCTTTGTAGAAGCTGGACCAAAACTTAGTAAAAacataggttttttttttgtaataactatttttttaactgaaCTTTTTACCGAAACTgaatgaataaatatttttatattatttggaaatcagtgaaaaaatacattaatagtATTTTGCCATCTTGGTATTGTCCAGTGTACATGTCTACTGAATTATTGACTTGGCTCTtctcttgctttttttttctttctttaacaCTTTGCTTTTGCTTCATGTACTGTCTTTACTTGACTTTTCCTTGTGTTTGGTACGAAACTCAGcttctctccttcttcttcccCAATCTTTGCGTGTGGTCTATCTTCCTCTAATCTCTTCGTCTAAATTCTCACTCTATTAGCATGATGATTGTCAAAAGATCGTCAGATTATACCACATGATCATGCTCTTCCTGAGAACTAACTGATCAATCAAAGCTTGTTTTGTGGTGTGAACCAAAACTCTTTAGTCTTGTTCACTTCTCAGTTCTAAACTCATGGGGATCTGTAATGGTAAACCCATTGAACAGCGATCAAGACAGAGCCGCCGCCAAGTTTCCGCAGAAACTGATGAAGCCAACGAGGTGGGTCTGAACAAGAGCTTCGGGTTCTCGAGACATTTCTCCACACACTACAAGATAGATGGCCAGGTGGGTCGTGGAGACTTGGGGTACACTTGCTCTGCCAAGGGTAAAAAAGGCAGCCTGAAGGGTCAAGAAGTTGCTGTTAAAGTCATTCATAAAGCCAAGGTTTGCTTATTTTATCTCCTTGAGCTACTCGTTGACTCGTTGGACTCATTGCTTAGTGTTTTTTTCAGTTGACGAATGCACTTATGGTCGAGGATGTTAGTAGAGAAGTTAAGATAATGAGGGCTTTGACTGGTCACAAGAACTTAGTCCAGTTCTATGACGCGTTTGAAGATGATGAAAACGTTTATATTGTCATGgagtaagtatatatatatatatacatcatttCTCTTATCTCATTTGTTcatcttttaataataatttaatctcttgtttttttattcAGATTATGTAAAGGTGGTAATCTCTTTGAGAAAATAATTGAAAGGTACTAAATTTTAATGCTCGTTGTCTGTAGGCCTGGGCACAAAAACCGGACCCGAGGACCCAAACCGtaaccgaaccgaaaaaacAGGGTTTCGGGTAGATTCGGTTCTTCAGAAATACCCGTTTGGGTTTTGTATTTCACTATGTTCGGGTtacggttcggttcggttaatAACCGATACTCATTTGAGTATCCGATTGAACCGAAGCACTAATTAAAACATCACGCCCGACCGTAAAGCATTAAGCTTTAATTCTTTGATTCTTTCAATCCACCTCTTCCTCTTCGTGGAGACGGCGACTCCTCTCGAGAACGTCGATCGTCTCTGAGAGAATCGAAACCGAATCACATAAACCCTACATCTGATTCTCTATAAATGGAGAGTCTTGATCGATGCAGCTCCTTCACAATTCACAGCGAAACAACTCAGTCTAAGGTTTACAATCCGAAACACTTAattcttatttcttttttttcgatTGATTCTTTATACGTTCGTATTTGATCTCTAGTTTGATCGATCTTTCATTATTATTCTTCAATCACGGTTCATTGTTGTTGACTGATTATCTTGTTTATATTTTGTAGATGGATTCATCAACAACTCCGAATGGAAAAGACAATGGCAATCAAAGAGAGCAGGAGATAGATGGAACACAACAAGAGTTTTCAACTCCTGATAGTagaggaaaaagaaaagaagtccCCGGCTCAAGCAGAGCTACGTCTCAACCAGAGAAGGCAACTAAGACGATTAGCGTACGGTCAAGTGTTTGGGAACACTACACAAGGACGACAGAGAATCGAGACAAATGCGTCTGTCACTATTGCAAGAAGACGTTCGCTTGTCCAACCAAATCAGGGACGTCTAACCTGCAGAAACATCTTACCACCTGCAAACACTACAAAGCTTGGGAAGAGGGAATGGTTCGTATTCAGCCTGCGATCAATGAAGATGGTTATCTGAAGGACGCCAAGGTTTCAGATGCTGTGGTCTGGGAAGCTACAAACGAGATGCTTGTCATTGGTGAGCTGCCACTTTCCTTTGTTGAAAGCTTAGCATGGAAGTGGTTCTGCAACAAAGTGAATCTGCCCAAGCCACAGTCGAGGAGGACCGCAACAAGACACATTGTTGAGATGTATGTGAAGAAGAAAGCTGCACTGAAGGAATGGTTCAAAGTTAACAAACAGAGAGTGTCTCTTACAACTGATATATGGGTCGCTCAAGCTACAGGTAATGATGCTAGTTTTCCTTAGCTTAAGAAGCTGATCCTCGGCTAActtgtgtttgtttggtttcGCTCAAGACTAActtgtgtttgtttggtttcGTATAGGTGCTAGTTATATGGTGATCACAGCTCATTTCATTGATGCATCTTGGAAACTGAAGAAGCTGATCCTCGGCTTTAAGTACATCACTGATCACAAAGGTCAGACCATTTCAACAGTTCTACTTGAGTGTTTAGCTGATTGGGGTATAGAAAAAATTTTCTGCATCACTGTTGACAACGCAACTGCAAATTCATCGGCTCTTAGGAAGTTTAAGACTAGTTTTGGTTTGCTTGGTAATGATGCAATGGTGCTTTCTGGGGATTATATGCATTTGCGTTGTTCTGCACACATCATAAACTTGATAGTGAAAGATGGTTTGGCTGCTGTGGATGTTAATGTTTCTGCTATTCGTAATGCTATTTGCTATGTAAGATCAAACACTACTAGGCTAAGATCGTTTGAACTGAGGGTTGATTCAGGGAAGTTAACAAGAGGCAGTTTGCCTTTAGATTGCAAGACTCGATGGAACTCTACCTATTTGATGTTGTCAAAGGCTCTTGAGTTCAGGGTTGCATTCAACAAGATGGAGGCAGAGGACATGCTATACAATGATTACTTCTTGGAGTTTGATAATGGAATCAAGCGCATTGGACCTCCTGAGATGGTAGACTGGAAGGCGATTGAGAGGTTAGTCCGGTTCCTCGTTATCTTCTACAACTCTACCTTGGTTGTATCAGCATCCACTTCTCTGAACTCTTTTAAGTGTTACGGTGAGATAGTAACAATAGAGAAGAACCTGATAGGATTGACTAATAGTTTAGACTTAGAGTTGAAGGCTAAGGCTGAGGAGATGGTTAAGAAATTCGATAAGTATTGGGATGGTATGAGGAACATCAACAAGATGTTGATAGTAGCAACAGTGTTTGATCCTAGGAAGAAGATGCAGTTTGCTAAGATGTGTTTTGAGAAACTCTACGGGAAAGATACCACAGATGCTAAAGAAATGTCTCAGTCTGTCATGATTGTCCTTTGCGATCTGTTCAAAGAGTACAGTGCTCGGTTTGGTCCTGGTTTAGGCGTTGAAGCATCTCAGCCGACACAAGCTGCATCATTTGGTAGCCAGGAGCAGACAACGGATGAAAGGATCGACTTGATTGATGATTTTGGGTATGAGAGGATGGATTGCATGTATGAGGAGTTGGTTGAGCTGATAGAAGTTCGAGAAGCACAAGATGAGTTGGAAACTTATCTGAAAGAGAGTGTTGTCAATCCGAGAACCATGCTTGGAGTGGAGTTTGATGTTCTGTCTTGGTGGAAGGTGCATTACTCCAAGTTTCCTATTCTTGCAGAGATTGCTCGTGATGTCCTTGCCATTCAAGTCTCTTCTGTTGCTTCTGAAAGTGCCTTTAGCACTAGTGGCCGAATCATTAACCCTCATAGGAGTTGCCTAACTCACTATATGATTGAAGTTCTAATGTGTTCTGAGCAATGGATGAAGGCAGACATGCGTGGCAGTGAAGGCAGAGTGGTGACAATGGAACAGATTCTAAGTGAATTCGAGTATGAAGACAAGCTCAAGAGAGGTATATCACTTATAACTAATCAGTTATCACttataacttttatataatattttcttgaCAATGCTTTTCTTTATAACTTGTTTCAGAGTTTGATTCTCAACCAACACAAGAAGAATGAGTCAAGGAGGAGCTTTGGAGAAGTGGATGATGCGCTTTGAGTTGCGGATGTGCTTGGTTCGTTTCTTTGCAATATTTTGATGTTCTCGGTTTGTTTTTTAGTTTGGTCTCttgttgttgtttgttgttGGTTCTTTGTTGTTTTGAAAACTTGCATTGCGGTTAAGAAAAGGATTGGTGTGTGTTTTGTTCCTTTTTCAAATATGGAATGAAATTTTCAGTTTAATTATACCTCTACCTATGTGTTTCTGccattattattgttatttccAAACCCCTTTGACTCCTTCAGTCTCGATTTATACAATTCAAACTGCAATTTTCAAAGTTTGAAACTGATGAAGTCTTTATATTCCAAACTCTCTGTGGTAATCTTTCTCTATTCATAAGAGTCAAGAGCCAACAAGAGTAGAAGATGATGAGTAGATCAGCTATTTGGGAGCACTACACAAGAACAGAAGACAACCAAAACAAATGTATATGTCACTATTGCAACAACACTTTTGCTTGTGTGCCTAATTTTGGCACATCTAACCTCCATAAACATCTTCAAAGCTGCAAACAGTTCAAAGTAAGTGTTTATGTGATGAGTATTTGGTTACTTTACGGTTCTTCAATCTCGGAACCGAACCCACCCGAACCCGGTTGGACCCGACTCGAACCCGACCCGTAATTTATATATACCCGAATGAGTCTTTGTATTGGAAACCCGAAAGAACCGAAacccgaaatacccgatccgaacccgattgggtacccgaacgcccaggcCTATTGTCTGTACTTAATTGTGTTTTGATGTAACTGACTTTGTTGAGCTTGTATCTCATTAGGGGTTGCAAATACGCAGAAGATGATGCTAAACATGTAATGGTTCAGATTCTTAGTGTTGTAGCTTACTGTCATCTACAAGGTGTGGTTCACCGTGACCTCAAACCAGAGGTACTTTATATAACCCATGATAATGTTTTAGTATCAAGTTTCCATCACATTATCACTAGTTTTTAGGTATGTGGGTTCGGTTAGTTCGGGTGATTAGTTTGGTTAGACCTAAATTTTGCCAAATTATAACCTGATATAAAGTTTGATTCGGTTCTTGGTTAGTTTGACTT
This window encodes:
- the LOC103865866 gene encoding zinc finger BED domain-containing protein RICESLEEPER 2 isoform X1; the encoded protein is MESLDRCSSFTIHSETTQSKMDSSTTPNGKDNGNQREQEIDGTQQEFSTPDSRGKRKEVPGSSRATSQPEKATKTISVRSSVWEHYTRTTENRDKCVCHYCKKTFACPTKSGTSNLQKHLTTCKHYKAWEEGMVRIQPAINEDGYLKDAKVSDAVVWEATNEMLVIGELPLSFVESLAWKWFCNKVNLPKPQSRRTATRHIVEMYVKKKAALKEWFKVNKQRVSLTTDIWVAQATGASYMVITAHFIDASWKLKKLILGFKYITDHKGQTISTVLLECLADWGIEKIFCITVDNATANSSALRKFKTSFGLLGNDAMVLSGDYMHLRCSAHIINLIVKDGLAAVDVNVSAIRNAICYVRSNTTRLRSFELRVDSGKLTRGSLPLDCKTRWNSTYLMLSKALEFRVAFNKMEAEDMLYNDYFLEFDNGIKRIGPPEMVDWKAIERLVRFLVIFYNSTLVVSASTSLNSFKCYGEIVTIEKNLIGLTNSLDLELKAKAEEMVKKFDKYWDGMRNINKMLIVATVFDPRKKMQFAKMCFEKLYGKDTTDAKEMSQSVMIVLCDLFKEYSARFGPGLGVEASQPTQAASFGSQEQTTDERIDLIDDFGYERMDCMYEELVELIEVREAQDELETYLKESVVNPRTMLGVEFDVLSWWKVHYSKFPILAEIARDVLAIQVSSVASESAFSTSGRIINPHRSCLTHYMIEVLMCSEQWMKADMRGSEGRVVTMEQILSEFEYEDKLKREFDSQPTQEE
- the LOC103865866 gene encoding zinc finger BED domain-containing protein RICESLEEPER 2 isoform X2, with protein sequence MDSSTTPNGKDNGNQREQEIDGTQQEFSTPDSRGKRKEVPGSSRATSQPEKATKTISVRSSVWEHYTRTTENRDKCVCHYCKKTFACPTKSGTSNLQKHLTTCKHYKAWEEGMVRIQPAINEDGYLKDAKVSDAVVWEATNEMLVIGELPLSFVESLAWKWFCNKVNLPKPQSRRTATRHIVEMYVKKKAALKEWFKVNKQRVSLTTDIWVAQATGASYMVITAHFIDASWKLKKLILGFKYITDHKGQTISTVLLECLADWGIEKIFCITVDNATANSSALRKFKTSFGLLGNDAMVLSGDYMHLRCSAHIINLIVKDGLAAVDVNVSAIRNAICYVRSNTTRLRSFELRVDSGKLTRGSLPLDCKTRWNSTYLMLSKALEFRVAFNKMEAEDMLYNDYFLEFDNGIKRIGPPEMVDWKAIERLVRFLVIFYNSTLVVSASTSLNSFKCYGEIVTIEKNLIGLTNSLDLELKAKAEEMVKKFDKYWDGMRNINKMLIVATVFDPRKKMQFAKMCFEKLYGKDTTDAKEMSQSVMIVLCDLFKEYSARFGPGLGVEASQPTQAASFGSQEQTTDERIDLIDDFGYERMDCMYEELVELIEVREAQDELETYLKESVVNPRTMLGVEFDVLSWWKVHYSKFPILAEIARDVLAIQVSSVASESAFSTSGRIINPHRSCLTHYMIEVLMCSEQWMKADMRGSEGRVVTMEQILSEFEYEDKLKREFDSQPTQEE